In a single window of the Helicobacter felis ATCC 49179 genome:
- the rny gene encoding ribonuclease Y, producing MPSIFTITLISCLLTAILSVYLSRKFLRTSGQNYLRQAKIKADMLLYQAQILYQTKEVESQTLLERLQYDFDQKIRAQAQEYQDRLENLKSQEKHHKHYLHTEQERLEKARQTLEKDQQDLEDQRSAQDQMRHECEALKTQMCATLEQISGYTQEEAKTLLLHQLEEELLLQKAALVRRYEKEAKKEARKRANFVIANATARFASNFAMENLTSAVSLPDSEFIGRIIGKEGKNIDSFKRVCGVEVMIDEESKNIVLSCFNLYRREIAKRTLEELIQDGRIQPARIETVYQRVEANMEEAILQDAQEVLLELKLDSMHEELKRLIGKMRYRTSYGQNALMHSIEVATLAGDIATQLGGDSKLARRAGILHDIGKALTYECGGDHVELGAEVCTRHHEHPVVINAIYAHHDREEIKSIECAAVCAADALSATRPGARRKDAENFLARMHELERIATKRKGVKKVFAMDAGREVRVIVCPERVNDSKIALLARDIAKEIETTLQYPGEVVVHVIREKVAKATAR from the coding sequence ATGCCAAGTATTTTCACAATTACCTTGATTTCCTGTCTTTTGACAGCGATTTTGAGCGTTTATCTTAGCCGTAAATTTTTACGCACTTCAGGTCAGAATTATCTAAGGCAGGCCAAAATCAAGGCCGATATGTTGCTCTACCAAGCCCAAATACTCTACCAAACTAAAGAAGTCGAATCTCAAACACTCCTAGAACGCCTCCAATACGATTTTGATCAAAAAATCCGCGCCCAAGCTCAGGAATACCAAGACCGCCTAGAAAATTTAAAATCCCAAGAAAAGCACCACAAACACTATCTACACACAGAGCAAGAACGCCTAGAGAAGGCCCGACAAACCCTAGAAAAAGATCAGCAAGATTTAGAAGATCAAAGAAGCGCGCAGGATCAAATGCGCCATGAATGCGAAGCCCTCAAAACCCAAATGTGCGCCACTTTAGAGCAAATTTCAGGTTATACGCAAGAAGAAGCTAAGACACTGCTTTTGCACCAACTCGAAGAAGAGCTTTTATTGCAAAAGGCGGCCTTAGTGCGCCGTTATGAAAAAGAAGCCAAAAAGGAAGCCCGAAAAAGAGCTAATTTTGTGATCGCTAACGCTACGGCGCGTTTTGCAAGTAACTTTGCGATGGAAAATCTCACCAGCGCGGTGAGCTTGCCTGATAGCGAATTTATTGGGCGTATTATCGGCAAAGAGGGGAAAAATATCGACAGCTTTAAGCGAGTCTGTGGTGTGGAAGTGATGATTGATGAAGAGAGCAAGAATATTGTTTTAAGCTGTTTTAATCTCTATCGGCGTGAGATTGCAAAGCGCACCTTAGAGGAATTGATTCAAGATGGACGCATTCAGCCCGCGCGCATTGAAACCGTATACCAACGCGTGGAAGCTAACATGGAAGAAGCGATCTTGCAAGACGCTCAAGAGGTGCTATTAGAGCTCAAATTAGATTCCATGCACGAGGAACTTAAACGTCTCATTGGTAAAATGCGCTACCGCACCAGTTATGGACAAAACGCCCTAATGCACTCCATAGAGGTAGCCACCTTAGCTGGAGACATCGCCACACAACTAGGGGGGGATTCTAAACTTGCGCGCCGTGCAGGGATTCTCCATGACATTGGTAAAGCACTCACTTATGAATGTGGGGGGGACCATGTGGAACTGGGCGCAGAGGTGTGCACACGCCATCATGAACACCCCGTTGTGATCAACGCCATCTACGCCCACCACGATCGCGAGGAAATTAAAAGTATCGAATGTGCTGCTGTATGCGCTGCGGACGCGCTCTCAGCCACTAGACCCGGGGCACGGCGCAAAGACGCGGAGAACTTTTTAGCACGCATGCATGAACTTGAGCGCATCGCTACTAAGAGAAAAGGGGTTAAAAAAGTCTTTGCTATGGATGCTGGGCGTGAGGTGCGCGTGATTGTTTGCCCTGAGCGCGTCAATGACTCTAAGATCGCCCTACTGGCTAGAGACATCGCTAAAGAAATTGAAACCACCCTACAATACCCCGGCGAAGTGGTGGTGCATGTCATCCGTGAAAAAGTAGCTAAAGCCACAGCGCGATAA
- a CDS encoding outer membrane beta-barrel protein, which produces MYTAPEYEQCACQFRRILSATIANVVYGVGVDGLYNFFERGAYTQGVFLGLILAGSTWNGGVP; this is translated from the coding sequence ATATACACAGCTCCAGAATATGAGCAATGCGCTTGCCAATTTAGGCGAATCCTCTCTGCAACAATTGCTAATGTCGTTTATGGCGTAGGCGTGGATGGACTTTATAATTTTTTCGAGCGGGGAGCTTACACTCAGGGGGTCTTTTTAGGACTTATTCTAGCAGGGAGTACATGGAATGGGGGAGTTCCTTGA
- a CDS encoding DUF1804 family protein: MMPAAYKNREEIRAYYETHDTTLKEISEKYGVSYRTLTRWRVAGDWRAKRAIEQVQVEVIRDDLSKQGLNTFLGAKKQEIKQAIRENLKDIDVEPGVLECITEASSEDILLRAMSLHFINKNMLLAAIIARDELLKMLEDAESKKGSALIIAAAEKVAKMFAELKISLYGKESLLPEQSARQNDYSKMTTQELLAIANEKDENST; this comes from the coding sequence ATGATGCCAGCCGCTTATAAAAATCGCGAGGAAATCCGCGCTTATTATGAAACACACGACACCACGCTTAAAGAGATTTCTGAGAAATACGGGGTAAGCTACCGCACACTGACACGCTGGCGTGTCGCTGGAGATTGGCGGGCTAAAAGGGCCATTGAGCAGGTGCAAGTAGAAGTGATTAGAGATGACTTGAGCAAACAGGGGCTTAATACTTTCTTAGGGGCAAAAAAGCAAGAAATTAAGCAGGCCATTAGAGAAAACTTAAAAGATATTGATGTTGAGCCGGGCGTATTGGAGTGCATTACAGAGGCTTCTAGCGAGGATATTCTGCTAAGGGCGATGAGTTTACACTTTATTAATAAAAACATGTTGCTAGCGGCCATTATCGCTAGGGACGAGCTTTTGAAGATGTTAGAGGATGCAGAGAGCAAAAAGGGTTCTGCGCTCATTATTGCTGCTGCTGAGAAGGTGGCTAAGATGTTTGCCGAGCTTAAAATTAGTTTGTATGGCAAAGAAAGTCTATTGCCTGAGCAGAGCGCGCGGCAAAATGACTATTCTAAGATGACCACCCAAGAGCTTTTAGCGATTGCTAATGAGAAGGATGAAAACTCGACTTAA
- a CDS encoding DUF5675 family protein yields the protein MSFEVILTRTQETPVVSKNGKREAGTLGQLVVVSEGGEEVYSCYTMENAGTPTDESGKDKPIIARNYTLHWTDSSVCVPPEYRNKGAHGRHRAIWLHDPNNAKFANRRIMIHIGNDAIDSLGCILLGKGYNKETGKLTNSTQATLEFYQLCERYGIENFTLSIKDNA from the coding sequence ATGAGTTTTGAGGTTATTCTCACAAGGACACAAGAAACGCCTGTAGTTAGCAAAAATGGCAAAAGAGAAGCGGGTACTTTGGGGCAGCTGGTCGTTGTCTCTGAGGGGGGGGAGGAGGTCTACTCCTGCTACACGATGGAAAACGCGGGCACACCCACAGATGAAAGCGGCAAAGACAAGCCCATCATAGCGCGCAACTACACTCTGCATTGGACAGATAGCTCTGTGTGCGTCCCGCCTGAATACAGAAATAAAGGGGCTCATGGCAGACACCGCGCCATTTGGCTACATGACCCCAATAATGCTAAATTTGCTAACAGGCGTATCATGATTCACATCGGCAATGACGCTATCGATAGTTTAGGCTGTATTCTGCTAGGCAAGGGCTACAACAAAGAAACAGGCAAGTTAACTAACTCCACACAAGCTACCCTAGAGTTTTACCAACTCTGCGAGCGTTATGGCATTGAAAACTTCACTCTAAGCATCAAAGATAACGCATGA
- a CDS encoding phage holin family protein produces MLLNEIFRVSEYLQLLPIGLIGILSGALNYFNNPKSSLRHALVVMFTSCFICLCVFAMLETTQLTYLTKVGISASVGYFGIDRAIEIVRNVLSFKK; encoded by the coding sequence ATGCTGCTCAATGAGATTTTTAGAGTAAGTGAGTACCTTCAATTATTGCCCATTGGCCTCATTGGCATTCTCTCAGGCGCGCTGAATTATTTTAATAACCCCAAATCTAGCCTTAGGCACGCCCTAGTGGTGATGTTCACCAGTTGCTTTATCTGCTTGTGCGTATTTGCTATGCTAGAAACCACCCAACTCACTTACCTCACTAAAGTGGGCATTTCTGCAAGTGTAGGCTACTTTGGCATTGATAGAGCGATTGAGATCGTGCGCAATGTTTTAAGTTTTAAGAAGTGA